One genomic window of Notamacropus eugenii isolate mMacEug1 chromosome 6, mMacEug1.pri_v2, whole genome shotgun sequence includes the following:
- the NCBP3 gene encoding nuclear cap-binding protein subunit 3 isoform X9 has translation MMKKAIPKVRLETIYVCGVDEMSTQDIFAYFKEYPPAHIEWLDDTSCNVVWLDEVTATRALINMSSLPTTDKAKTREASEEKAPEKMRKDKQDSSDDETEEGEVEDDAASDLEVSHEDTRASSHQLEVGVDSPAMQKLDALSQVEEDSLLRNDLRPANKLAKGNKLFMRFATKDDKKELGAARRSQYYMKYGNPNYGGMKGILSNSWKRRYHSRRIQRDALRKRTLIGDDVGLTLTPPYKHRHAGLVNVPEEPIEEEEEEEEEEDQDMDEDDRIVVEYRDELQAFKQARERSTSRRPSASGSGSDSDEMDYDLELKMISTPSPKKSLKMTMYADEVESQLRSIRNSMRADSVATSNVKNRIGNKGASDKVADVRLLLEEKRQNTAQRPPASSVKSDVRQRLGKRPHSPEVKTLSSAFTPRREPMSDVHSRLGIPRQDIKGLYSDTREKKSAGSLWTRLGSTTKAKEKGAEKADPEAAAPEEEDSELQRAWGALIKEKEQSHQKKSRLERLPSLQIEISRQSSSDSDAES, from the exons ATGATGAAGAAAG CAATCCCCAAGGTGAGACTGGAAACCATCTACGTCTGTGGAGTTGATGAGATGAGCACCCAGGACATCTTCGCCTACTTCAAGGAGTACCCCCCTGCTCACATTGAGTGGCTGGATGACACCTCCT GTAATGTGGTCTGGCTGGACGAGGTGACTGCAACGCGGGCCCTCATCAACATGAGCTCCCTGCCCACCACAGATAAAGCCAAAACCCgagaagccagtgaggagaaggccCCAGAGAAGATGAGAAAAG ACAAACAGGACAGCTCTGATGATGAGACTGAGGAAGGAGAGGTGGAAGATGATGCTGCAAGTGACCTGGAGGTCAGTCATGAAGACACCAGGGCCTCCAGCCACCagctggaggtgggggtggacagTCCAGCCATGCAAAAG TTGGATGCGCTGTCACAGGTCGAGGAAGATTCCCTCTTACGGAACGACCTTCGTCCAGCTAACAAACTGGCCAAAGGAAACAAGCTGTTCATGAGATTCGCCACAAAAG ATGACAAGAAGGAGCTCGGCGCAGCGCGGAGGAGCCAGTATTACATGAAATACGGGAACCCCAACTATGGAGGCATGAAAGGCATACTCAGCAACTCCTG GAAAAGAAGATACCATTCCCGCCGCATCCAGAGGGACGCACTTAGGAAGCGGACACTGATTGGGGATGATGTAGGCCTGACCTTGACCCCTCCTTACAAGCATCGGCATGCAG GTCTGGTGAATGTTCCAGAGGAGCCtatagaggaggaagaggaggaagaggaagaggaagaccaGGACATGGATGAAGATGACAGGATCGTAGTAGAGTACCGCGATGAGCTGCAAGCCTTCAAGCAGGCACGTGAGCGAAGTACATCCCGTCGGCCCAGTGCCAGCGGCTCGGGCTCTGACTCGGACGAGATGGATTATGACCTGGAGCTGAAGATGATCTCCACGCCCTCGCCAAAGAAGAGCTTGAAGATGACCATGTATGCGGACGAGGTCGAGTCACAGCTGAGGAGCATTCG GAACTCCATGAGGGCTGACAGCGTAGCCACCAGCAACGTCAAAAACCGCATCGGGAACAAAGGGGCATCTGACAAGGTTGCCGACGTGCGGCTTCTGCTTGAGGAGAAGCGGCAAAACACAGCACAGAGGCCACCTGCGAGCAGTGTCAAATCTG ATGTCCGTCAGAGATTAGGAAAGAGACCACATTCTCCAGAAGTCAAGACCTTGAGCAGCGCCTTCACCCCACGGAGAGAGCCGATGTCCGATGTCCACAGTAGGCTCGGTATCCCCAGGCAGGACATCAAGGGCCTCTATTCTGACACCCGGGAGAAGAAGTCAG CAGGCAGCTTATGGACTCGCTTGGGATCTACCACGAAGGCAAAAGAGAAGGGGGCTGAGAAGGCAGACCCCGAGGCAGCAGCCCCTGAGGAGGAGGACTCAGAGCTTCAGCGGGCGTGGGGAGCTCTGATCAAGGAGAAGGAGCAGTCCCACCAGAAGAAAAGTCGCTTAGAGCGTTTACCGTCTCTGCAGATTGAGATCAGTCGGCAAAGCAGCTCTGACTCAGATGCTGAGTCGTGA
- the NCBP3 gene encoding nuclear cap-binding protein subunit 3 isoform X8: MAAVRGLRVSVKAEAAAAAAAGPHLGLLGPGPERGEPEPMEVEEGELEAVPVRRSLLPDTSRRYENKAGSFITGIDVTSKEAIQKKEQRAKRFHFRAEVNLAQRNVALDRDMMKKAIPKVRLETIYVCGVDEMSTQDIFAYFKEYPPAHIEWLDDTSCNVVWLDEVTATRALINMSSLPTTDKAKTREASEEKAPEKMRKDKQDSSDDETEEGEVEDDAASDLELDALSQVEEDSLLRNDLRPANKLAKGNKLFMRFATKDDKKELGAARRSQYYMKYGNPNYGGMKGILSNSWKRRYHSRRIQRDALRKRTLIGDDVGLTLTPPYKHRHAGLVNVPEEPIEEEEEEEEEEDQDMDEDDRIVVEYRDELQAFKQARERSTSRRPSASGSGSDSDEMDYDLELKMISTPSPKKSLKMTMYADEVESQLRSIRNSMRADSVATSNVKNRIGNKGASDKVADVRLLLEEKRQNTAQRPPASSVKSDVRQRLGKRPHSPEVKTLSSAFTPRREPMSDVHSRLGIPRQDIKGLYSDTREKKSGSLWTRLGSTTKAKEKGAEKADPEAAAPEEEDSELQRAWGALIKEKEQSHQKKSRLERLPSLQIEISRQSSSDSDAES, from the exons ATGGCGGCCGTGCGCGGCCTGCGGGTGTCGGTGAAGGCCgaggcggcggcagcggcggcggcggggccCCACCTGGGGCTGCTGGGGCCGGGCCCCGAGCGGGGCGAGCCCGAGCCCATGGAGGTGGAGGAGGGCGAGCTGGAGGCCGTGCCAGTGCGGCGCTCGCTGCTGCCG GACACGAGCCGCCGCTACGAGAACAAGGCGGGGAGCTTCATCACGGGCATCGACGTCACCTCCAAG GAAGCTATCCAGAAGAAAGAGCAGCGAGCCAAGCGCTTTCACTTCCGAGCCGAAGTCAACCTTGCCCAAAGGAATGTGGCCTTGGACCGAGACATGATGAAGAAAG CAATCCCCAAGGTGAGACTGGAAACCATCTACGTCTGTGGAGTTGATGAGATGAGCACCCAGGACATCTTCGCCTACTTCAAGGAGTACCCCCCTGCTCACATTGAGTGGCTGGATGACACCTCCT GTAATGTGGTCTGGCTGGACGAGGTGACTGCAACGCGGGCCCTCATCAACATGAGCTCCCTGCCCACCACAGATAAAGCCAAAACCCgagaagccagtgaggagaaggccCCAGAGAAGATGAGAAAAG ACAAACAGGACAGCTCTGATGATGAGACTGAGGAAGGAGAGGTGGAAGATGATGCTGCAAGTGACCTGGAG TTGGATGCGCTGTCACAGGTCGAGGAAGATTCCCTCTTACGGAACGACCTTCGTCCAGCTAACAAACTGGCCAAAGGAAACAAGCTGTTCATGAGATTCGCCACAAAAG ATGACAAGAAGGAGCTCGGCGCAGCGCGGAGGAGCCAGTATTACATGAAATACGGGAACCCCAACTATGGAGGCATGAAAGGCATACTCAGCAACTCCTG GAAAAGAAGATACCATTCCCGCCGCATCCAGAGGGACGCACTTAGGAAGCGGACACTGATTGGGGATGATGTAGGCCTGACCTTGACCCCTCCTTACAAGCATCGGCATGCAG GTCTGGTGAATGTTCCAGAGGAGCCtatagaggaggaagaggaggaagaggaagaggaagaccaGGACATGGATGAAGATGACAGGATCGTAGTAGAGTACCGCGATGAGCTGCAAGCCTTCAAGCAGGCACGTGAGCGAAGTACATCCCGTCGGCCCAGTGCCAGCGGCTCGGGCTCTGACTCGGACGAGATGGATTATGACCTGGAGCTGAAGATGATCTCCACGCCCTCGCCAAAGAAGAGCTTGAAGATGACCATGTATGCGGACGAGGTCGAGTCACAGCTGAGGAGCATTCG GAACTCCATGAGGGCTGACAGCGTAGCCACCAGCAACGTCAAAAACCGCATCGGGAACAAAGGGGCATCTGACAAGGTTGCCGACGTGCGGCTTCTGCTTGAGGAGAAGCGGCAAAACACAGCACAGAGGCCACCTGCGAGCAGTGTCAAATCTG ATGTCCGTCAGAGATTAGGAAAGAGACCACATTCTCCAGAAGTCAAGACCTTGAGCAGCGCCTTCACCCCACGGAGAGAGCCGATGTCCGATGTCCACAGTAGGCTCGGTATCCCCAGGCAGGACATCAAGGGCCTCTATTCTGACACCCGGGAGAAGAAGTCAG GCAGCTTATGGACTCGCTTGGGATCTACCACGAAGGCAAAAGAGAAGGGGGCTGAGAAGGCAGACCCCGAGGCAGCAGCCCCTGAGGAGGAGGACTCAGAGCTTCAGCGGGCGTGGGGAGCTCTGATCAAGGAGAAGGAGCAGTCCCACCAGAAGAAAAGTCGCTTAGAGCGTTTACCGTCTCTGCAGATTGAGATCAGTCGGCAAAGCAGCTCTGACTCAGATGCTGAGTCGTGA
- the NCBP3 gene encoding nuclear cap-binding protein subunit 3 isoform X7, translating to MAAVRGLRVSVKAEAAAAAAAGPHLGLLGPGPERGEPEPMEVEEGELEAVPVRRSLLPDTSRRYENKAGSFITGIDVTSKEAIQKKEQRAKRFHFRAEVNLAQRNVALDRDMMKKAIPKVRLETIYVCGVDEMSTQDIFAYFKEYPPAHIEWLDDTSCNVVWLDEVTATRALINMSSLPTTDKAKTREASEEKAPEKMRKDKQDSSDDETEEGEVEDDAASDLELDALSQVEEDSLLRNDLRPANKLAKGNKLFMRFATKDDKKELGAARRSQYYMKYGNPNYGGMKGILSNSWKRRYHSRRIQRDALRKRTLIGDDVGLTLTPPYKHRHAGLVNVPEEPIEEEEEEEEEEDQDMDEDDRIVVEYRDELQAFKQARERSTSRRPSASGSGSDSDEMDYDLELKMISTPSPKKSLKMTMYADEVESQLRSIRNSMRADSVATSNVKNRIGNKGASDKVADVRLLLEEKRQNTAQRPPASSVKSDVRQRLGKRPHSPEVKTLSSAFTPRREPMSDVHSRLGIPRQDIKGLYSDTREKKSAGSLWTRLGSTTKAKEKGAEKADPEAAAPEEEDSELQRAWGALIKEKEQSHQKKSRLERLPSLQIEISRQSSSDSDAES from the exons ATGGCGGCCGTGCGCGGCCTGCGGGTGTCGGTGAAGGCCgaggcggcggcagcggcggcggcggggccCCACCTGGGGCTGCTGGGGCCGGGCCCCGAGCGGGGCGAGCCCGAGCCCATGGAGGTGGAGGAGGGCGAGCTGGAGGCCGTGCCAGTGCGGCGCTCGCTGCTGCCG GACACGAGCCGCCGCTACGAGAACAAGGCGGGGAGCTTCATCACGGGCATCGACGTCACCTCCAAG GAAGCTATCCAGAAGAAAGAGCAGCGAGCCAAGCGCTTTCACTTCCGAGCCGAAGTCAACCTTGCCCAAAGGAATGTGGCCTTGGACCGAGACATGATGAAGAAAG CAATCCCCAAGGTGAGACTGGAAACCATCTACGTCTGTGGAGTTGATGAGATGAGCACCCAGGACATCTTCGCCTACTTCAAGGAGTACCCCCCTGCTCACATTGAGTGGCTGGATGACACCTCCT GTAATGTGGTCTGGCTGGACGAGGTGACTGCAACGCGGGCCCTCATCAACATGAGCTCCCTGCCCACCACAGATAAAGCCAAAACCCgagaagccagtgaggagaaggccCCAGAGAAGATGAGAAAAG ACAAACAGGACAGCTCTGATGATGAGACTGAGGAAGGAGAGGTGGAAGATGATGCTGCAAGTGACCTGGAG TTGGATGCGCTGTCACAGGTCGAGGAAGATTCCCTCTTACGGAACGACCTTCGTCCAGCTAACAAACTGGCCAAAGGAAACAAGCTGTTCATGAGATTCGCCACAAAAG ATGACAAGAAGGAGCTCGGCGCAGCGCGGAGGAGCCAGTATTACATGAAATACGGGAACCCCAACTATGGAGGCATGAAAGGCATACTCAGCAACTCCTG GAAAAGAAGATACCATTCCCGCCGCATCCAGAGGGACGCACTTAGGAAGCGGACACTGATTGGGGATGATGTAGGCCTGACCTTGACCCCTCCTTACAAGCATCGGCATGCAG GTCTGGTGAATGTTCCAGAGGAGCCtatagaggaggaagaggaggaagaggaagaggaagaccaGGACATGGATGAAGATGACAGGATCGTAGTAGAGTACCGCGATGAGCTGCAAGCCTTCAAGCAGGCACGTGAGCGAAGTACATCCCGTCGGCCCAGTGCCAGCGGCTCGGGCTCTGACTCGGACGAGATGGATTATGACCTGGAGCTGAAGATGATCTCCACGCCCTCGCCAAAGAAGAGCTTGAAGATGACCATGTATGCGGACGAGGTCGAGTCACAGCTGAGGAGCATTCG GAACTCCATGAGGGCTGACAGCGTAGCCACCAGCAACGTCAAAAACCGCATCGGGAACAAAGGGGCATCTGACAAGGTTGCCGACGTGCGGCTTCTGCTTGAGGAGAAGCGGCAAAACACAGCACAGAGGCCACCTGCGAGCAGTGTCAAATCTG ATGTCCGTCAGAGATTAGGAAAGAGACCACATTCTCCAGAAGTCAAGACCTTGAGCAGCGCCTTCACCCCACGGAGAGAGCCGATGTCCGATGTCCACAGTAGGCTCGGTATCCCCAGGCAGGACATCAAGGGCCTCTATTCTGACACCCGGGAGAAGAAGTCAG CAGGCAGCTTATGGACTCGCTTGGGATCTACCACGAAGGCAAAAGAGAAGGGGGCTGAGAAGGCAGACCCCGAGGCAGCAGCCCCTGAGGAGGAGGACTCAGAGCTTCAGCGGGCGTGGGGAGCTCTGATCAAGGAGAAGGAGCAGTCCCACCAGAAGAAAAGTCGCTTAGAGCGTTTACCGTCTCTGCAGATTGAGATCAGTCGGCAAAGCAGCTCTGACTCAGATGCTGAGTCGTGA
- the NCBP3 gene encoding nuclear cap-binding protein subunit 3 isoform X4, with the protein MAAVRGLRVSVKAEAAAAAAAGPHLGLLGPGPERGEPEPMEVEEGELEAVPVRRSLLPDTSRRYENKAGSFITGIDVTSKEAIQKKEQRAKRFHFRAEVNLAQRNVALDRDMMKKAIPKVRLETIYVCGVDEMSTQDIFAYFKEYPPAHIEWLDDTSCNVVWLDEVTATRALINMSSLPTTDKAKTREASEEKAPEKMRKDKQDSSDDETEEGEVEDDAASDLEVSHEDTRASSHQLEVGVDSPAMQKLDALSQVEEDSLLRNDLRPANKLAKGNKLFMRFATKDDKKELGAARRSQYYMKYGNPNYGGMKGILSNSWKRRYHSRRIQRDALRKRTLIGDDVGLTLTPPYKHRHAGLVNVPEEPIEEEEEEEEEEDQDMDEDDRIVVEYRDELQAFKQARERSTSRRPSASGSGSDSDEMDYDLELKMISTPSPKKSLKMTMYADEVESQLRSIRNSMRADSVATSNVKNRIGNKGASDKVADVRLLLEEKRQNTAQRPPASSVKSDVRQRLGKRPHSPEVKTLSSAFTPRREPMSDVHSRLGIPRQDIKGLYSDTREKKSGSLWTRLGSTTKAKEKGAEKADPEAAAPEEEDSELQRAWGALIKEKEQSHQKKSRLERLPSLQIEISRQSSSDSDAES; encoded by the exons ATGGCGGCCGTGCGCGGCCTGCGGGTGTCGGTGAAGGCCgaggcggcggcagcggcggcggcggggccCCACCTGGGGCTGCTGGGGCCGGGCCCCGAGCGGGGCGAGCCCGAGCCCATGGAGGTGGAGGAGGGCGAGCTGGAGGCCGTGCCAGTGCGGCGCTCGCTGCTGCCG GACACGAGCCGCCGCTACGAGAACAAGGCGGGGAGCTTCATCACGGGCATCGACGTCACCTCCAAG GAAGCTATCCAGAAGAAAGAGCAGCGAGCCAAGCGCTTTCACTTCCGAGCCGAAGTCAACCTTGCCCAAAGGAATGTGGCCTTGGACCGAGACATGATGAAGAAAG CAATCCCCAAGGTGAGACTGGAAACCATCTACGTCTGTGGAGTTGATGAGATGAGCACCCAGGACATCTTCGCCTACTTCAAGGAGTACCCCCCTGCTCACATTGAGTGGCTGGATGACACCTCCT GTAATGTGGTCTGGCTGGACGAGGTGACTGCAACGCGGGCCCTCATCAACATGAGCTCCCTGCCCACCACAGATAAAGCCAAAACCCgagaagccagtgaggagaaggccCCAGAGAAGATGAGAAAAG ACAAACAGGACAGCTCTGATGATGAGACTGAGGAAGGAGAGGTGGAAGATGATGCTGCAAGTGACCTGGAGGTCAGTCATGAAGACACCAGGGCCTCCAGCCACCagctggaggtgggggtggacagTCCAGCCATGCAAAAG TTGGATGCGCTGTCACAGGTCGAGGAAGATTCCCTCTTACGGAACGACCTTCGTCCAGCTAACAAACTGGCCAAAGGAAACAAGCTGTTCATGAGATTCGCCACAAAAG ATGACAAGAAGGAGCTCGGCGCAGCGCGGAGGAGCCAGTATTACATGAAATACGGGAACCCCAACTATGGAGGCATGAAAGGCATACTCAGCAACTCCTG GAAAAGAAGATACCATTCCCGCCGCATCCAGAGGGACGCACTTAGGAAGCGGACACTGATTGGGGATGATGTAGGCCTGACCTTGACCCCTCCTTACAAGCATCGGCATGCAG GTCTGGTGAATGTTCCAGAGGAGCCtatagaggaggaagaggaggaagaggaagaggaagaccaGGACATGGATGAAGATGACAGGATCGTAGTAGAGTACCGCGATGAGCTGCAAGCCTTCAAGCAGGCACGTGAGCGAAGTACATCCCGTCGGCCCAGTGCCAGCGGCTCGGGCTCTGACTCGGACGAGATGGATTATGACCTGGAGCTGAAGATGATCTCCACGCCCTCGCCAAAGAAGAGCTTGAAGATGACCATGTATGCGGACGAGGTCGAGTCACAGCTGAGGAGCATTCG GAACTCCATGAGGGCTGACAGCGTAGCCACCAGCAACGTCAAAAACCGCATCGGGAACAAAGGGGCATCTGACAAGGTTGCCGACGTGCGGCTTCTGCTTGAGGAGAAGCGGCAAAACACAGCACAGAGGCCACCTGCGAGCAGTGTCAAATCTG ATGTCCGTCAGAGATTAGGAAAGAGACCACATTCTCCAGAAGTCAAGACCTTGAGCAGCGCCTTCACCCCACGGAGAGAGCCGATGTCCGATGTCCACAGTAGGCTCGGTATCCCCAGGCAGGACATCAAGGGCCTCTATTCTGACACCCGGGAGAAGAAGTCAG GCAGCTTATGGACTCGCTTGGGATCTACCACGAAGGCAAAAGAGAAGGGGGCTGAGAAGGCAGACCCCGAGGCAGCAGCCCCTGAGGAGGAGGACTCAGAGCTTCAGCGGGCGTGGGGAGCTCTGATCAAGGAGAAGGAGCAGTCCCACCAGAAGAAAAGTCGCTTAGAGCGTTTACCGTCTCTGCAGATTGAGATCAGTCGGCAAAGCAGCTCTGACTCAGATGCTGAGTCGTGA